Genomic segment of uncultured Fibrobacter sp.:
TGATTACGGACCGTTCCCTCGGTGGCGCTGACACGCTCGCTACTAGCTACACGCTCGCCCAGGCCGTCAAGAAGGTCGGCGACTATGACATTATCCTCGGTGGCCGCCAGGCTATCGATGGCGACACCGCCCAGGTCGGTCCGCAGATTGCAGAAAAGCTCGGCCTTACCCAGGTGACTTACGCCGAAGAAATTCTGAGCCTCGACGAGAAGGCACGCAAGGTTGTGATCCGCCGCCATATCGACGGTGGTGTGGAAACGGTGGAAGCACCGCTCCCGCTGGTCGTGACCGTGAACGGCAGTGCCGCTCCGTGCCGCCCGCGCAACGCGAAGCGCATCATGAAGTTCAAGAACGCGACCGCCGTTGCCGAACGCGCTCCGGAAGCCGCCGAAAAGTACGCCGCCCTCATCGCGAAGAAGCCCTATCTCGACATCCCGCAGTGGGGTGCCGCGGACATCGACGCCGACCCGACGCAGATCGGTAAGGCCGGTTCTCCGACGAACGTGAAGGCTGTCAAGAACATCGTGTTCAAGGCGAAGGAAAGCCGCACGCTTACCGCGAGCGACGCCGACGTTGAAGGACTTATCAAGGAACTTTTAGACGAGAAGATTATTGGCTAGCCTATGAATAACGTATTTGTATATTGCGAAATTGAGGGCACGACCGTCGTTGACGTTTCCCTCGAACTTTTGTCCAAGGGTCGCAAGCTGGCCAACACGCTCGGCGTTCAGCTCGAGTGCATCTGCGCCGGCAAGGGCCTCGATGGCATTGAAAAGCAGGTGTTCCCGTACGGTGTCGACAAGGTTCATGTGTTCGACGCCGAAGGCCTGTTCCCCTACACCACCAACCCGCATGCAGCCCTCGTGGTGAACCTCTTCAAGGAAGAGCAGCCGCAGATTTGCTTGCTCGGTGCAACCGTGATTGGCCGTGACCTGGGCCCGCGCATTTCCAGTGCCATGCACAGCGGCCTTACCGCCGACTGTACCGAACTCGAAATCGACAGCTTCGAAATGAGCATCGGTGGCGTGAAGAAGGCTTACGAAAACCAGCTTTGCCAGATCCGCCCGGCATTCGGCGGCAACATCGTCGCGACGATCGTGAACCCGGAACACCGCCCGCAGATGGCTACCGTGCGCGAAGGCGTGATGAAGAAGGAAATCGTGGACCCGAACTACAAGGGCGAAGTCATCAAGCACGACGTGGCCAAGTACGTTCCGGAAACGGAATACGTGGTCAAGGTGCTCGAACGCCATGTGGAAAAGGCCAAGCACAACCTCAAGGGCGCCCCGATCGTGGTCGCCGGTGGTTACGGCATGGGCTCCAAGGAAAACTTCGACCTGCTGTTTGAACTTGCCAAGGAACTCCACGCAGAAGTCGGTGCTAGCCGCGCCGCCGTGGATGCGGGCTTTGTCGATCATGACCGCCAGATCGGTCAGACCGGCGTGACTGTCCGCCCGAAGGTCTACATCGCTTTCGGTATTTCCGGCCAGATCCAGCACCTCGCTGGCATGCAGGATTCAGGTATCATCATCTCCGTGAACTCCGACCCCGAAGCTCCGATCAACGCCATCGCTGATTACGTGATCAACGGCACCGTCGAAGAAGTCCTCCCGAAGATGATCAAGTATTACAAGGCAAACAATAAGTAGGCGATATGGCGAATTTTTATACAGATCATCCCGAGATTAAATTCAACCTCGAAAGCAATTCCCTGATGCCGCGCATTGTCGAGCTCAAGGAAAAGGGCTATGCCGACAAGGACGCTTTCGACTATGCGCCGGAAGATTTTGCCGACGCGATGGACAACTACAACCGCGTGCTCGAAGTCGCTGGCGACATCACCGCGAACACCGTCTTCCCGAACTCCGAAGAAGTGGACGCCGAAGGCCCGCACTGCGAAAACGGCCGCGTTCGTTACGCTTCCAAGACTTATGAAAACCTCGAAGCCACCCGCAAGGCTGGCCTCAACGGTGTCACGATGCCGCGCCGCTTTGGCGGCCTGAACTTCCCGATTACCGCCTACACGGCCATCAACGAAATGATAGCCTCTGCAGACGCCGGTTTCGAGAACATTTGGTCCCTGCAGGACTGCATCGAGACGCTCTATGAATTTGGCGACGAAGACCAGCGTTCCCGTTTCATTCCGCGCGTGTGCGCCGGCGAAACGATGTCGATGGACTTGACCGAACCCGATGCCGGTTCCGACCTGCAGCGCGTGATGCTCAAGGCCACCTACAGCGAAGAAGACAAGTGCTGGTACCTGAACGGCGTGAAGCGCTTCATCACGAACGGTGATAGCGACATTCACCTGGTGCTCGCCCGTTCCGAAGAAGGCACCCGCGACGGTCGTGGCCTTTCCATGTTCATTTACGACAAGCGCGACGGTGGCGTTGATGTCCGCCGTATCGAAAACAAGATGGGTATCCAC
This window contains:
- a CDS encoding electron transfer flavoprotein subunit beta/FixA family protein, with the translated sequence MSLKIVVLAKQVPDTRNVGPDAMTPQGTINRAALPAVFNPEDLNALEQALRLKDQFPGSTISVLTMGLPKSAEVIREALYRGADCGYVITDRSLGGADTLATSYTLAQAVKKVGDYDIILGGRQAIDGDTAQVGPQIAEKLGLTQVTYAEEILSLDEKARKVVIRRHIDGGVETVEAPLPLVVTVNGSAAPCRPRNAKRIMKFKNATAVAERAPEAAEKYAALIAKKPYLDIPQWGAADIDADPTQIGKAGSPTNVKAVKNIVFKAKESRTLTASDADVEGLIKELLDEKIIG
- a CDS encoding electron transfer flavoprotein subunit alpha/FixB family protein, with the protein product MNNVFVYCEIEGTTVVDVSLELLSKGRKLANTLGVQLECICAGKGLDGIEKQVFPYGVDKVHVFDAEGLFPYTTNPHAALVVNLFKEEQPQICLLGATVIGRDLGPRISSAMHSGLTADCTELEIDSFEMSIGGVKKAYENQLCQIRPAFGGNIVATIVNPEHRPQMATVREGVMKKEIVDPNYKGEVIKHDVAKYVPETEYVVKVLERHVEKAKHNLKGAPIVVAGGYGMGSKENFDLLFELAKELHAEVGASRAAVDAGFVDHDRQIGQTGVTVRPKVYIAFGISGQIQHLAGMQDSGIIISVNSDPEAPINAIADYVINGTVEEVLPKMIKYYKANNK